The Heliangelus exortis chromosome 10, bHelExo1.hap1, whole genome shotgun sequence genome includes a window with the following:
- the ZNF638 gene encoding zinc finger protein 638 isoform X8, translating to MFSPRGTLPQRPRGPNPSGTKPPGSFPGGGAGGLQRKPASGTPQGAPPRFSGQDSFQWTGSQRINVRVTLHRADPRQVKEKTNLHQEQKGEPRPSCWDANPRPAVTSGQKPPAPARGSEQNPPSQNRYTPESASSILASFGLSNEDLEELSRYPDEQLTPENMPLILREIRMRKMGHSSARAQAPGRAEEALGGGASGAGVKSKVIDYGHASKYGYTEDPLEVHGYSPKVLPAEPLEPRVYNPEAPGGEKREDFQREQNVSIAVPSSGVSQCNPVFPVEELIKPTGFQSDSSSTPPFFPAEAPGKVSGLCVAPAGLTVVTSIAQPAVPPVMPPPMVPPVSQPAVLPVMPPPMVPPVSQPAVPPVMPPMMPPVSQPAMPPVMPPVLPPVSQPAVPPVMPPMMPPMITPLAPMLAPVMLTFVQQSMTQHVMPPITQPPFTPELLVSVSQHERLQQEAGSSQPTPPSAPGTGQKPFQPKAEGPIKSPFGIVKASWLPAFLQPDSQKTKRLPTPSMMNDYYATSPRIFPHMCSLCNIECTHMKDWILHQNTSSHIESCRQLRQQYPDWNPETHSSKRNAADRKENQTPKRRSSSASPSPRRSRFSSYGPRRSRSRSRSPGRFRPRPRSRSPRPVRRLSLRHRSRSPQRSRNPLRTNPRPQRSSSHDWSSRRPSRSQDRKSALEAVVKSLGPGFVAEFNKHRSLQAAGQGSSGSGRSSPSHGSSGKKPGSTKKPLKTSGSVKASKKEGSGSSSPETDDSSQNKEAEENEEDPTGTSGPRPAPYNRLLRRELLSCGTVLQISDLPDDGFSDQDIKKIVQPFGKVSDFLVLRSKNMALLEMNYKEAVIAAVKYGKTTPVLINGKRVKISVAEKPKPAPAQAKVSIKKKTPTIKKVAPSTKKDKKTTTTKTTKSITGKKEKIKKLTKTGVSKVKKTSDTAAKSVDAELQISTETEMEMEETKVSDPKSVAEGDSAPEPGKTEEAEPQGVTSPTPLPEKLAEVPEAAACGVDECKEPFTEPEAPVATLKSEEPPEPANQEPDDVCVVVVSNLPEKGYSVEEVSNLAKPFGGPRDVLILSSHKKAYMEINRKSADSMVKFYTCFPMSVDGNQLCISLLPQYQTIKDEEAIFTAIIKDSDPQVNTETLHNQFVHLGNLPADGYRELEVLCVGLRFGKVDHYVVLKNKNKAILQLDSPKSAHSMYTFLKQYPYTMGEHTLTCGLSPHGEAAEAEPVEKEVKQEEPGQGSSGLKKYPEGSGVVQRAAANPPVEPSVAQRGPVPISHVKDEMSAEQTEPSEPQLERVGRESPAETAVEKVDPGAGAAVVSIQGTPPRALPGKSEAILPPPASGEGEEALKDPELLEPAAVAASEKEIKEEEEEEEEVSAPAVEAAQEVSAVGKAEEEPSDCAVKPAAGEPTGAVPEPLSPAAAAASGKVVSPIVTPVSKLEAPEHHPVPEAVKTTHETPAAQIAEKKPVLTAGAALEKKLDGAGAEPEVKPEESPTHKAGRAAEEDPEKLLVKSGAEAEKKLENTVAKVGVATENTTSAGSESSEGGAISTHQTKGTGAAKPDEPQQAVTFSSSFSVKDYSSLSKTFLKAVVSLQDISKTRFPLRRNEPSPCKGGEQKAPAKPESQGQAVEKKVAPKEEDPPQPGGSQANPGDGVGKCKVSRSSVVGGKGGNGRNSSLQEKDSRVETRASSKLSQEAESRSCSMKTETSSNKASVGGNAKTSKSGISSSAKQKEEEELFPFNLDEFVTVDEVVEEMESPVKTRRNPPRGKRKEGAKPNPSSEPGSKRRKGKSPGAARLAESQLSFVTLDEVGEGEEVTAQLMAVANLEALSDPQGLVVVDEVMEEEELLAEAVKDPQSLVTLDELSEQEELRPPRGLPGCVFEEADLKAEPLVTVDEIGEVEELPLNEPTELSLEEVLKQKEDEKVGAEDAGDGGSSQVPDDPSALVTVDEIQEDNEENPLLTLDEVNEDEDDFLADFNRLKEELNFVTVDEVGEEDEEEENTCPEKNLNEDEGTEDVVAIAGPEEEDIGGVAGPEEEDIVAVAGPEEMEILGETGPEEDIIATSKSKVAQLGSGDKDPESKRKKTSPSDAAKPLSTPKDLDYLVPKAGFFCQICSLFYADETSVKNHCKTPLHQQNMEKFMAQQEAEEKEGEERSSR from the exons ATGTTTAGCCCCAGAGGAACTTTACCTCAGAGGCCGAGAGGACCTAATCCGTCGGGCACAAAGCCTCCGGGATCCTTTCCGGGAGGAGGTGCGGGAGGTCTCCAGAGAAAACCCGCCTCTGGAACGCCTCAAGGAGCACCGCCGCGATTTTCGGGACAGGACAGCTTTCAGTGGACGGGTTCGCAGAGGATAAACGTGCGGGTAACTCTGCACAGGGCCGACCCCAGGCAGGTAAAGGAGAAGACAAACCTCCACCAGGAGCAGAAGGGAGAGCCTCGCCCCAGCTGCTGGGACGCAAACCCCCGCCCGGCCGTGACGAGCGGGCAGAAGCCACCGGCGCCGGCACGGGGCTCGGAGCAGAACCCCCCCTCCCAGAACCGCTACACGCCGGAGAGCGCCTCCAGCATCCTCGCCAGTTTTGGGCTGTCCAATGAGGACCTGGAGGAGCTGAGTCGCTACCCAGACGAACAGTTAACACCCGAGAACATGCCCCTCATCCTGAGGGAAATCCGGATGCGGAAGATGGGCCACTCCTCGGCTCGCGCGCAGGCTCCCGGCCGGGCGGAGGAGGCGCTGGGCGGCGGGGCGAGTGGCGCAGGGGTCAAGAGCAAAGTGATCGATTACGGGCACGCCAGCAAGTATGGCTACACTGAGGATCCCCTGGAAGTGCACGGGTACAGCCCCAaggtgctgcctgcagagcctcTGGAACCACGCGTCTACAATCCCGAGGCCCCCGGcggggagaagagggaagacTTCCAACGGGAGCAGAACGTGTCCATCGCCGTCCCGTCCTCCGGCGTCTCCCAGTGTAACCCGGTGTTCCCAGTTGAAGAGCTAATAAAGCCCACGGGGTTCCAGAGCGATTCCTCAAGTACTCCGCCCTTTTTTCCGGCTGAGGCCCCGGGGAAGGTGTCCGGGTTGTGCGTGGCCCCCGCCGGACTCACCGTGGTCACCTCCATCGCCCAGCCCGCGGTCCCGCCGGTGATGCCACCCCCGATGGTGCCCCCGGTCTCCCAGCCCGCAGTGCTGCCGGTGATGCCCCCCCCGATGGTGCCCCCGGTCTCCCAGCCCGCGGTCCCGCCGGTCATGCCACCCATGATGCCACCCGTGTCCCAGCCTGCCATGCCACCCGTGATGCCACCCGTGTTGCCTCCCGTGTCCCAGCCTGCGGTCCCGCCCGTCATGCCGCCGATGATGCCGCCGATGATCACCCCCTTGGCACCCATGCTGGCACCTGTCATGCTGACTTTTGTCCAGCAGTCGATGACCCAGCACGTGATGCCGCCGATAACCCAGCCGCCTTTCACACCTGAACTCCTGGTGAGCGTGAGCCAGCACGAAAGGCtccagcaggaggctgggagcagccagccCACCCCCCCCAGCGCCCCGGGCACAGGACAGAAGCCCTTCCAGCCAAAGGCTGAGGGGCCCATTAAGTCTCCTTTTGGGATTGTGAAAGCGTCGTGgcttcctgccttcctccagCCTGATTCCCAGAAGACAAAAAGATTGCCCACTCCCTCAATGATGAATGACTACTATGCCACATCTCCAAGAATATTCCCACATATGTGTTCTCTGTGTAACATTGAATGCACTCATATGAAG GACTGGATTCTGCACCAGAACACCTCCTCTCACATTGAAAGCTGCCGCCAGCTACGGCAACA GTACCCTGACTGGAACCCTGAGACTCATTCCTCCAAGAG aAATGCTGCAGACAGGAAGGAAAACCAGACCCCCAAGCGCcgctccagctctgccagccccagccccaggagatCCAGGTTCTCCAGCTACGGCCCCCGGCGCTCACGTTCCAGGTCCAGGAGCCCTGGGAGGTTCCGACCCAGGCCCAGGAGCAGGAGCCCGCGGCCCGTGCGACGCCTCAGCCTCAGGCACAGGTCCAGGTCACCCCAGAGATCCAGAAACCCCCTGAGAACCAACCCCAGACCTCAGAGGTCTTCCAGTCACGACTGGTCATCCAGGAGGCCGTCCCGATCCCAAG ACAGAAAGTCAGCTCTGGAGGCAGTAGTGAAGAGTCTGGGGCCTGGCTTTGTGGCAGAGTTCAACAAACACAgatccctgcaggcagctgggcagggctcCTCGGGCTCAGGGAGATCCTCACCCTCCCACGGATCCTCAGGGAAGAAGCCTGGGAGCACCAAGAAGCCCTTGAAAACAAGTGGTTCTGTCAAGGCTTCCAAGAAAGAGGGGTCAGGTTCTTCATCTCCTGAAACTGATGATTCATCCCAAaataaagaagcagaagagaatgAAGAAGACCCCACAGGAACCAGTGGGCCTCGTCCTGCTCCTTACAATAGG CTGTTGAGAAGGGAACTGCTCTCCTGTGGGACAGTGCTTCAGATATCTGACCTACCAGATGATGGCTTTTCAGatcaagatattaaaaagattGTTCAGCCATTTGGCAAAGTTAGTGATTTCCTTGTGCTGCGCTCCAAAAACATG GCCCTCTTGGAGATGAACTACAAAGAAGCTGTGATAGCAGCTGTGAAATATGGGAAAACAACACCAGTGCTGATCAATGGCAAACGGGTGAAAATCAGTGTGGCAGAGAAACCAAagccagctcctgcccag GCCAAAGTGAGCATCAAAAAAAAGACTCCGACTATTAAAAAAGTTGCACCAAGTACAAA aaaagacaagaaaaccaccaccaccaagaCAACCAAATCCATTACAG gtaaaaaagaaaagattaagaAATTGACCAAGACAGGAGTTAGTAAAGTCAAGAAAACTTCAGATACTGCAG CAAAATCTGTAGATGCAGAACTTCAGATCTCAACAGAAACTGAGATGGAAATGGAGGAAACCAAGGTGTCAGACCCAAAGAGTGTGGCAGAAGGGGACAGTGCTCCTGAGCCTGGGAAGACAGAGGaggctgagccccagggtgtgaCCAGTCCCACACCTCTGCCAG agaaacttGCAGAGGTGCCTGAGGCTGCAGCGTGTGGTGTGGATGAGTGTAAAGAACCTTTCACTGAGCCAG aagcTCCAGTAGCAACTCTGAAGAGTGAAGAGCCCCCAGAACCAGCAAACCAG GAACCTGATGATGTGTGTGTGGTTGTTGTTTCCAACTTGCCTGAGAAGGGATACTCTGTGGAGGAGGTTTCCAACCTAGCAAAGCCATTTGGAGGCCCAAGGGATGTGCTGATTTTATCATCTCATAAAAAG gcatatatggaaataaatagaaaatctgCAGATTCCATGGTTAAATTTTACACCTGCTTTCCAATGTCAGTGGATGGAAACCAGCTCTGCATCAGCCTGCTGCCCCAGTATCAGACAATAAAAGATGAA GAAGCAATATTTACTGCTATAATTAAAGATTCTGACCCTCAG GTCAATACTGAAACTCTACATAACCAGTTTGTGCACCTTGGGAACTTGCCAGCTGATGGGTACAGAGAGCTGGAAGTGCTTTGTGTGGGGCTGCGTTTTGGGAAAGTGGATCATTATGTTGTCCTGAAGAATAAAAACAAG GCCATTCTGCAGCTGGACAGCCCCAAGTCTGCCCACTCCATGTACACCTTCCTGAAGCAATATCCCTACACCATGGGGGAGCACACCTTGACCTGTGGCTTGTCACCCCATGGAGAGGCTGCTGAG GCAGAACCTGTGGAAAAAGAAGTGAAGCAGGAGGAGCCAGGCCAAGGAAG cTCTGGCTTGAAAAAATATCCAGAGGGATCAGGAGTGGTGCAAAGAGCAGCTGCTAATCCTCCCGTAGAGCCCAGTGTGGCACAGAGAGGACCCGTTCCCATCTCTCATGTCAAGGATGAGATGTCAGCAGAGCAGACAGAGCCCTCTGAGCCCCAGCTGGAGAGAGTGGGAAGGGAGTCCCCTGCAGAGACAGCTGTGGAGAAGGTGGaccctggagcaggagctgctgtggtgTCCATCCAAGGCACCCCCCCCAGAGCCCTCCCGGGGAAGTCAGAAGCCATCCTGCCACCGCCTGCCAGcggggagggagaagaggcacTCAAggacccagagctgctggaacctgctgctgtggctgcatcAGAGAAGGAGAtcaaagaggaagaggaggaggaggaggaggtctctgctcctgctgttgAAGCAGCACAAGAGGTGTCTGCAGTGGGCAAGGCTGAAGAGGAGCCCTCAGACTGCGCCGTGAAGCCGGCAGCGGGGGAGCCAACAGGGGCTGTCCCTGAacccctgtcccctgctgctgctgcagcctcagggaAGGTGGTGTCACCCATTGTCACACCAGTGAGCAAGTTGGAGGCTCCTGAACATCATCCTGTTCCTGAAGCTGTGAAAACCACACACGAAACGCCTGCGGCTCAGATAGCAGAGAAGAAACCCGTGCTGACAGCTGGGGCAGCCTTGGAGAAGAAACtggatggagctggagcagagccagaggtGAAACCAGAAGAGTCTCCTACACACAAagctggaagagctgcagaggaggaCCCTGAAAAGCTTTTGGTCAAGAGtggggcagaggcagagaagaaaCTTGAAAATACTGTGGCCAAGGTTGGAGTTGCCACAGAAAACACCACGAGTGCTGGCAGCGAGAGCAGCGAGGGAGGTGCCATCAGCACCCATCAGACCAAAGGAACAGGAGCAGCAAAACCTGACGAGCCCCAGCAAGCAGTGACATTCAGCTCCTCTTTCTCTGTCAAGGATTATTCCTCTCTGAGTAAAACGTTTTTAAAGGCTGTGGTTTCTCTTCAGGATATATCAAAGACAAGGTTTCCACTGAGGAGAAATGAACCTTCACCCTGCaaaggaggggagcagaaggctCCTGCCAAGCCTGAGAGCCAAGGCCAAGCAGTGGAGAAGAAGGTGGCACCCAAAGAAGAGGAtcccccccagcctgggggcAGCCAAGCAAACCCTGGAGATGGCGTCGGGAAATGTAAAGTGAGCAGAAGTTCGGTGGTTGGTGGAAAGGGAGGCAATGGGAGGAATTCATCTCTGCAAGAGAAGGACTCCCGAGTGGAAACTAGGGCTAGTTCAAAACTGTCCCAAGAGGCAGAGAGTAGATCCTGCAGCATGAAGACAGAGACCAGCAGCAATAAG GCTTCTGTTGGTGGCAATGCTAAAACTTCAAAAAGTGGCATTAGCAGCAGTGCAAAGCAAAAGGAG GAAGAAGAGCTCTTCCCGTTTAACCTGGATGAATTTGTCACCGTGGATGAGGTGGTGGAGGAAATGGAATCTCCCGTTAAAACCCGGAGGAACCCCCCCAGGGGCAAGAGGAAAGAAGGTGCCAAACCCAACCCCTCCTCTGAGCCCGGCTccaagaggaggaaagggaagagccCCGGGGCAGCACGGCTGGCTGAGAGCCAGCTCTCCTTTGTCACCTTGGATGAAGtcggggagggggaggaggtgacTGCCCAGCTGATGGCAGTGGCTAATTTAGAAGCTCTGAGTGACCCCCAGGGCCTGGTGGTGGTGGATGAAGTGAtggaagaggaagagctgctggcTGAAGCCGTGAAGGATCCCCAGTCCCTGGTGACCCTGGATGAGCTCTCTGAGCAGGAGGAGCTTCGGCCTCCCCGGGGCCTCCCCGGGTGTGTCTTTGAGGAGGCAGATTTGAAAGCTGAGCCCTTGGTAACCGTGGATGAAATCGGGGAGGTGGAAGAGCTGCCCCTGAACGAGCCCACGGAGCTGAGCCTGGAGGAGGTGCTGAAGCAGAAGGAGGATGAGAAGGTGGGTGCTGAGGATGCTGGAGATGGGGGCTCCTCTCAGGTGCCAGATGATCCCAGTGCCTTGGTGACAGTCGATGAGATCCAAGAGGACAATGAGGAGAATCCTCTCCTGACTCTGGATGAAGTcaatgaagatgaagatgattTCCTGGCTGACTTCAATCGCCTGAAGGAGGAGCTGAACTTTGTGACAGTGGATGAAGTtggagaggaggatgaggaagaggaaaacacTTGCCCGGAGAAAAACCTGAATGAGGATGAAGGCACTGAAGATGTTGTTGCCATTGCAGGACCAGAAGAAGAAGACATTGGTGGTGTTGCAGGACCAGAGGAGGAGGACATTGTGGCTGTTGCAGGAccagaagaaatggaaattctGGGAGAAACGGGTCCAGAGGAAGATATTATTGCAACCTCAAAGTCAAAAG TGGCTCAGCTGGGATCAGGAGATAAAGACCCAGAGTCTAAGAGGAAGAAAACGTCTCCTTCAGATGCAGCAAAGCCACTGAGCACCCCAAAAG ATCTGGATTACCTTGTCCCCAAGGCTGGCTTTTTCTGTCAGATCTGCTCACTCTTCTACGCAGATGAGACCTCTGTGAAAAACCACTGCAAGACCCCCCTGCACCAGCAGAACATGGAG AAGTTCATGGCccagcaggaggctgaggagaaggaaggggaagagaggagTTCGAGGTGA